A window of Nonomuraea angiospora genomic DNA:
CCCCCTCTCCTCGTCCGCGCCGCCGCCCTCAGGCAGATTGGGGATCTCACTGGGCGGCCGCAGACCTTCGACCGGCGTGGAGGAGGAGGTGGAGTAGCGGCCCAGGACGTTGAGGTGCGCATGGCCGAGAACCGATGGCAGCCTGAAGCCGGACGTCACACTTCGCTTGTCTCCGAGGCGGATGGGGATTGACAGGTGCCTCGCCGCGGGTCGGATCGAGGTTGCTCACACCGTCTCTCCGGCCCCGGCGAGGTCATGTGAAAGGAAAGGGCGGGATACCCTGCCTTCGGTGCCTCGAACCACGTGACCGGAGGAGTCGATGCTGGGATGACGGCAGAGCGACCGATGCCCACACAGGACGACGTCCTCGGGTACTTCAACACGCTGTCGAACTGGGGACGATGGGGTGACGACGACGAGCTCGGCACTCTGAATCACATCACCGACGACGTCCGGCTGGCGGCGGCGCGTGCCGTGCGCCACGGCAGGAGCGTGTCGTGCGCATGGGAGGTTGCCGTACCGGAAGACATGGAGCGGTCGACGACGACGTGCCCGTGCGCCGCCGACATGCCGGGTGCCGAGAACATGCCGGTACCCGCATTCCACGCCGACCGGCGCTGGGGCTTTTCGTCCGAGCGGCTCGGCATCACGTTCCACGGCAACACCCTCACCCACGTCGACTCGCCGTGCCACATCTTCTGGGACGGCACGATGTACAACGGGCGGTCGCACTCGCTGGTCGACGCCGCAACGGGATCGGCGTGGGCGTCCGTCACGGCGGCGGCGAACGGGATCATCACGCGTGGCGTGCTGCTGGACATTGCGAGGGTCCGCGATGTGCCGTGGCTGGAACCGGGGCAGGGTGTGTTTCCCGACGATCTCGAGGAGGCTGAGCGTCGCCAGGGTGTGCGGGTGCGATCCGGCGATGCGGTGCTCCTGCGGACCGGCTATGGCCGCGCCCGGCACGAGACCGGTGCGGTCAGCGGTTTCACGCAGGCCGGCTGGCACGCGTCCTGCCTGCCATGGCTGCATGAACGGGAGGTCGCGCTGATCGGCGCTGACACCCCCCAGGACGTTCAGCCATCGGGGTACGAAGACGTGTTGATGCCGGTTCACGCCGTGAGCCTCGTCGCCATGGGTCTGTGGATGCTCGACAACTGCGACCTGGAGGCGTGCGCGACGACCGCTGCCGAGCTCGGCCAGTGGGACTTCCACCTCGCAGTCGCGCCGGTCCGCTTCGCCGGTACGTCCGGCAGCCCGGTCAACCCGATCGCCACATTCTGACCGCGGTCCCCGAGGGGATGCGATGCCATGAAGAACCCGGCCCGCACCTGGAGCGCGGTCGACCCCGACCGCAAACTCGGCACCTGCGCCCGCACGACGCCCGCCACGCCTTCGCCTTCCGGCTGTCCGAAGCCTCCGGCCACAACCGCGCCGAACTCGAACGCCGCCTCGGCCACGCCAATGACCGCTACCTGTGCCTGTACACCGACCCGCCCGACGACATTTATCCGGGGTGCTGAGAAGGCGTCAGGCATGTTGGTCACCTGTGGAGATCCCTTCTCGAGCATTCGCTCAAGGCTCGGTCGTACGTGTCGGAAAGTCACGCCAGGCGGCGCAGGTGCCCTGCCGGTTATTCACATGTGCGCCCCGGTGGTCGGGTGACATCCTTGCGCCCATGGACGCAGACCCGGCTTCAAACCCGTGCCTGCGGCAACCGCGCATCGACGACGCTTTCGGCCGCATCCTGGCCCGTTGCTGGGACGCGGGAGCCGCGCCGTGGTCGGCGGTTGAGGTGATCGAGCGCGACGACGGCCTGATCACTGCCAACGACGCGTCGCGGTACTTCGCCGAGCCGGAGCATTGGCCGGACCTGGAGCGCTGGGGATGGGAGCAGGGCGCCGGCCGGATCCTGGACGTGGGGTGCGGTGGCGGGCGGCACGCCGTCCCATGGTTGGCTCTCGGCCATGAGGTGGTCGGTTTGGAGCCGTCGCCCGAGGCGGTGCGCGTCTTGCGCGAGCGGGGGGTCGAGGCGGTCATCGGCTCGGTGCCGTCCCTGCCCGAAGGGCTCGGAGAGTTCGACACGATCGCCCTCTTCGGCAACAACCTTGCCCTGCTGGGCAGCCCGGCGCAGGCACCCGAGGTTCTCGCGGCACTTGCCGCGGTGGCCCGCCCCGGCGCACTGCTGATCGGCTCGGGCATGGACCCCGGCGACGGCGGCGCCGCCCATGCCGACTACCAGGCATGGAACCTCCGCCGCGGGCGGGCTCGCGGACAGCTGCGTATCCGGGTACGGGACGGCGCGACGACGACGCCATGGTTCGAGTACTGGCTCGCGACACCGGACGAACTCGTGGCCGCCGTCGCCGAGTCGGCGTGGACCCTGGAGGCCCTGGAGCGCGACCCGGCAGGCCCCGGCTACATCGCCCGCCTGAGCTGTTGAACGCTCGCACAGACCAAGGCACGTCTGGCGGGGTTTTTCACGCGGCTAAGGACCTCTCGACGGCTCCTGGCGCGGCAGCCGCGGCCGATCTACAGGTCTTCAAGCCCCTGGCCGGCTAGTTCGCTTGACTACCCCAGATAACGCCGACGCCGTGCGGCAGCTCGACGCCCTCGAAGGGCGCATGCGGCGGGCAGCCACGCAGGCGATCGTGCGGGAGGCGTACCACCAGACAGTGGGCGAGCAGGAGGACGAGCAGCGCAGGCCCACCGCGTTCGCCGAAGAGCGGAAGAGCCGCCTGGCCGCGCTGTGGGCCCAGGACACCGTGAAGATATCGGGCCGGTCACCGATCACTGCCGCCGGTCGACGCCCGGTTCAGCCGGGCGGCTCCGCCAGCCGCTCCGGCCGGGTCCAACCGGACCAGCCACGCTCGCGCATCAGGTCCAGCAACCGCTCCGACCGCGGGTGGGACTCGGCGGCAAGTGCGTCGATAAGGTCAAACGCTAGATCATGGTGCGTCATCTTGCCGGAGGCGTATGCCTGCTCGGCCAGGCCGGCCAGGATGTCGGCGGCTTCCTCCAGACGCTGGTCGTCGTCGCCTGCGCCGCCTTCCAAGAGCTCTGACAGGATCCGATAGAGGCGAACGATTCGCGGGTCATCGAGCTGCGTGAATTTCCCGGGCATAACCTCGCGGATGTAATCGGGCCAGCGAGCCGCAACCAGGGTCCACCCGTCCCGCTCACCCTCCACCACCCGCTCTGACACCCCGATCT
This region includes:
- a CDS encoding MerR family transcriptional regulator: MLTIGQLAAYAGVTVRAVRHYHQIGLLPEPERDASGYRRYGATAVVSLIKIRTLANAGVPLSQIGQMLEADASTFTEAVQRIDGHLREEIGRLEASRKQIAQLASGDSLALPPEVVAFLDRLREIGVSERVVEGERDGWTLVAARWPDYIREVMPGKFTQLDDPRIVRLYRILSELLEGGAGDDDQRLEEAADILAGLAEQAYASGKMTHHDLAFDLIDALAAESHPRSERLLDLMRERGWSGWTRPERLAEPPG
- a CDS encoding tyrosine-type recombinase/integrase — its product is MRCHEEPGPHLERGRPRPQTRHLRPHDARHAFAFRLSEASGHNRAELERRLGHANDRYLCLYTDPPDDIYPGC
- a CDS encoding cyclase family protein; protein product: MTAERPMPTQDDVLGYFNTLSNWGRWGDDDELGTLNHITDDVRLAAARAVRHGRSVSCAWEVAVPEDMERSTTTCPCAADMPGAENMPVPAFHADRRWGFSSERLGITFHGNTLTHVDSPCHIFWDGTMYNGRSHSLVDAATGSAWASVTAAANGIITRGVLLDIARVRDVPWLEPGQGVFPDDLEEAERRQGVRVRSGDAVLLRTGYGRARHETGAVSGFTQAGWHASCLPWLHEREVALIGADTPQDVQPSGYEDVLMPVHAVSLVAMGLWMLDNCDLEACATTAAELGQWDFHLAVAPVRFAGTSGSPVNPIATF
- a CDS encoding class I SAM-dependent methyltransferase; amino-acid sequence: MDADPASNPCLRQPRIDDAFGRILARCWDAGAAPWSAVEVIERDDGLITANDASRYFAEPEHWPDLERWGWEQGAGRILDVGCGGGRHAVPWLALGHEVVGLEPSPEAVRVLRERGVEAVIGSVPSLPEGLGEFDTIALFGNNLALLGSPAQAPEVLAALAAVARPGALLIGSGMDPGDGGAAHADYQAWNLRRGRARGQLRIRVRDGATTTPWFEYWLATPDELVAAVAESAWTLEALERDPAGPGYIARLSC